From Haloglomus litoreum, the proteins below share one genomic window:
- a CDS encoding S26 family signal peptidase has protein sequence MSDPGAGDGDAADSGDPDGAGASDDARTPRRSDAGKSEARETAGPNDPSRAGVSAAGGSDPDPETPGEWVKWFFRTDHGAVVYIREVVSSVALVLLVGLLLFAISGLWPPMVAVESGSMNPHMQRGDLVFVMEEHRLAAGAAYEDTGVVPYRTGERTGYRKFQLPGDVIVYNPDGRTTVTPIIHRARFWVNESENWVANGKAQPEHLGTAESCGQLSQCPAPHAGFITKGDANGRYDQVSGLSEPVKPAWVVGTAEFRIPWLGNIRLWAGQSTLGPELTGAAAAGTGAGSSGTPGQCTWA, from the coding sequence ATGAGTGACCCCGGCGCGGGCGACGGTGATGCCGCCGACAGCGGCGATCCCGACGGTGCGGGGGCGTCCGACGACGCGCGGACGCCCCGACGGTCGGACGCCGGGAAGTCGGAAGCCCGGGAGACGGCGGGTCCGAACGACCCGTCGAGGGCTGGCGTCTCCGCCGCCGGCGGTTCGGACCCGGACCCCGAGACGCCCGGCGAGTGGGTGAAGTGGTTCTTCCGGACGGACCACGGCGCGGTCGTCTACATCCGCGAGGTCGTCTCCAGCGTCGCGCTCGTGCTGCTGGTCGGCCTGTTGCTGTTCGCGATCAGCGGCCTGTGGCCCCCGATGGTCGCCGTCGAATCCGGGTCGATGAACCCGCACATGCAGCGCGGCGACCTCGTGTTCGTCATGGAGGAGCACCGCCTCGCAGCCGGGGCGGCCTACGAGGACACCGGCGTCGTCCCCTACCGAACCGGCGAACGAACCGGCTACCGGAAGTTCCAGCTCCCCGGTGACGTCATCGTCTACAACCCCGACGGCCGGACGACGGTGACGCCGATCATCCACCGGGCCCGCTTCTGGGTCAACGAGAGCGAGAACTGGGTCGCCAACGGCAAGGCCCAGCCCGAGCATCTCGGGACCGCCGAGAGCTGCGGCCAGCTCTCGCAGTGCCCCGCCCCCCACGCCGGTTTCATCACCAAGGGTGACGCGAACGGCCGCTACGACCAGGTGTCGGGCCTGTCGGAACCCGTGAAGCCAGCGTGGGTGGTCGGGACCGCCGAGTTCCGCATCCCCTGGCTCGGCAACATCCGCCTCTGGGCCGGGCAGAGCACACTCGGACCGGAGCTGACCGGCGCGGCAGCCGCCGGAACCGGTGCGGGGTCGAGCGGCACCCCTGGGCAGTGCACCTGGGCCTGA